A region of Pseudoalteromonas aliena SW19 DNA encodes the following proteins:
- a CDS encoding extracellular solute-binding protein, with protein MKRRTFIQGLAALGVVGSLPLPLSRALAADIANPVSVDDLPKLKGELTLYLGRGEGGLYENVLQAIQKKNPDFKLGIRRGPTAALANTIVAESKAGVRRADLFWAVDSGAIGLVTDAGLAQPIPSDLSAQLQPQFRYKEWAPVTGRIRTLPYNTSRLTKDQIPTSIMDIADSDLSIGWAPAYASFQSFVTAMRILEGNDKTAKWLKKIQKRAKTYAGELGVVMGVERGEVDIGFANHYYTLRLKSGKPDAKLDLAFTQNDAGCLVNASGVLALNNDPLATNFMRYLLSKEVQGYLASEAYEIPLVNGITQPEGLPSLANISPPKVDLTQLADLRPTIDLMRSSGVL; from the coding sequence GTGAAGCGTAGGACCTTTATTCAAGGCTTGGCCGCGTTAGGGGTGGTTGGCTCATTGCCACTACCTCTTTCTCGTGCACTAGCCGCTGATATAGCAAACCCAGTTTCTGTTGATGATTTACCAAAGCTTAAAGGCGAGTTAACCCTTTATTTAGGCCGTGGCGAAGGGGGGTTGTATGAAAACGTATTACAAGCAATCCAGAAAAAAAATCCTGACTTTAAACTCGGTATACGCCGAGGTCCTACTGCTGCTTTAGCTAATACCATAGTTGCTGAATCTAAGGCAGGCGTTCGCCGCGCTGATTTATTCTGGGCAGTTGACTCAGGCGCGATTGGTTTAGTAACCGATGCTGGCCTTGCACAACCTATCCCTAGTGATTTATCTGCTCAGTTACAACCACAATTTAGATATAAAGAGTGGGCACCAGTAACTGGCCGTATTCGTACATTGCCATATAACACATCGCGTTTAACTAAAGATCAAATTCCAACAAGCATTATGGACATTGCCGACAGCGATTTAAGTATTGGTTGGGCGCCCGCCTACGCTTCTTTCCAGTCGTTTGTAACCGCAATGCGAATTTTAGAAGGCAACGACAAAACCGCTAAGTGGCTTAAAAAGATTCAAAAACGTGCTAAAACGTACGCTGGTGAATTAGGTGTGGTTATGGGCGTTGAACGCGGCGAAGTAGATATTGGTTTTGCTAATCACTATTACACACTGCGTTTAAAATCAGGTAAGCCTGATGCCAAGCTAGATTTAGCATTTACGCAAAATGATGCAGGTTGTTTAGTTAATGCATCGGGTGTATTAGCGCTTAATAACGACCCACTTGCCACTAACTTTATGCGTTACTTACTAAGTAAAGAAGTACAAGGTTACTTAGCCAGTGAAGCGTACGAAATTCCGTTAGTAAATGGTATTACCCAACCTGAGGGTTTACCGTCTCTTGCTAATATTTCTCCACCCAAAGTAGATTTAACACAACTTGCTGATTTACGCCCTACTATTGATTTGATGCGTAGCAGCGGCGTATTGTAA
- a CDS encoding ABC transporter permease, translating to MKIPTSYPMALLAALITLTPVYVLITLASDTSSVFDSHNLQILGNTLSLMGLTVLGSILIGVPLAFVSAYVHLPLKKLWLVIFAAPLAIPSYIGAFTLYAAFGPGGEINTLTGIETPSMYGLTGAAIVMTLYTFPFVMMTTRSSLLSLDASMVNAARTLGMSMTQSVFKVILPRVVNGIAAGSLLVALYTLSDFGTPAMMRLDTFTRVIYVEYNAFALGRAAMLSLQLMVIVGFLLLVESQIKTAPERQGRPLILFPSKLQLSALFVTFAPILLLAIGLPLAIFSLWLARDGFSSFDFSIAWNSTYASLIAAIVAVIVAIPVAHAALSGKAGRIMERVTYFGFGIPGIVMGTALVYGGLQLPFLYQTLGLLIIAYMLRFLPLAVGSIRTSTEHLDPSLVKSARVLGASPREAFTRITLPLTMRGIIAGAALVFLESMRELEATLLLGPTGFETLSTYLWRVYEAGYFGRAAIPGLLLVVISACGLAIMMSGEKRNQFEH from the coding sequence ATGAAAATACCAACCTCTTACCCAATGGCGCTGTTAGCAGCGCTTATTACGCTTACCCCTGTTTATGTATTAATTACGCTTGCGAGCGATACAAGTTCAGTGTTTGACAGCCATAACCTTCAAATCTTAGGTAACACATTATCGTTAATGGGTTTAACGGTACTCGGATCTATTTTAATTGGTGTGCCGCTAGCATTTGTTAGTGCCTATGTGCATTTACCGTTGAAAAAGTTGTGGCTTGTTATATTTGCAGCGCCGCTAGCAATTCCCAGTTATATTGGCGCATTTACTCTTTATGCCGCCTTTGGTCCTGGAGGCGAAATCAATACCTTAACAGGGATAGAAACGCCATCAATGTACGGCCTTACAGGTGCCGCCATTGTGATGACCCTGTATACCTTTCCGTTTGTGATGATGACGACTCGCTCATCCCTACTTAGCCTAGATGCAAGCATGGTTAATGCAGCCCGAACGCTGGGCATGTCGATGACACAAAGCGTATTTAAAGTCATATTACCGCGCGTAGTCAACGGCATTGCAGCAGGCTCATTATTAGTCGCGCTTTATACCTTATCTGATTTTGGCACACCTGCCATGATGCGCTTAGATACCTTTACCCGTGTCATTTATGTTGAATACAATGCGTTTGCTTTAGGGCGTGCTGCCATGCTTTCACTGCAACTGATGGTGATTGTTGGCTTTTTACTTTTAGTTGAATCACAAATAAAAACCGCGCCTGAACGCCAAGGTCGCCCGTTAATTTTATTTCCAAGTAAATTACAATTAAGTGCGCTGTTTGTTACGTTTGCCCCTATTTTACTACTCGCTATTGGCTTGCCTTTGGCTATATTTTCACTTTGGCTAGCACGAGATGGTTTTAGCTCGTTTGATTTTAGCATTGCGTGGAACTCTACGTATGCCTCGCTCATTGCCGCAATTGTCGCTGTTATCGTTGCGATCCCCGTTGCACATGCCGCACTTAGCGGCAAAGCGGGTCGCATAATGGAACGTGTCACTTACTTTGGTTTTGGTATCCCGGGTATAGTAATGGGCACAGCCCTTGTTTACGGTGGTTTGCAATTGCCGTTTTTGTATCAAACACTTGGCCTGCTTATTATTGCTTATATGCTGCGATTTTTACCGCTTGCAGTAGGCTCAATCAGAACAAGTACCGAGCACTTAGATCCAAGCTTAGTAAAATCAGCTCGCGTACTTGGCGCAAGCCCACGCGAAGCGTTTACTCGCATAACACTGCCTTTAACTATGCGCGGTATTATTGCCGGTGCTGCACTGGTATTTTTAGAATCAATGCGTGAGTTAGAAGCTACCCTACTACTTGGTCCAACCGGCTTTGAAACCCTCTCAACTTATTTATGGCGTGTATACGAGGCAGGCTATTTTGGCCGTGCCGCTATTCCTGGATTATTGTTAGTAGTGATATCTGCCTGCGGCTTAGCTATTATGATGTCTGGTGAAAAACGCAACCAGTTTGAACATTAA
- a CDS encoding ABC transporter ATP-binding protein, translated as MLSVSQLSIDYGSNRVVSDLNLSLGENEILMLVGPTGCGKSTILQALAGLIPISEGEINTDKWRATPKLTLPPEKRSVGMVFQDFALFPHLSVQQNICFRLKNTAPADHWIKLLGLDDFRNKKPATLSGGQKQRVALARTLAHQPDFVLLDEPLSNLDAALKDMLRWDIRNALKAAGVPAIWVTHDQEEALSVGDRVGILKGGEIQQIDAPERCFSMPNSRFVARFLGEASFISGQFNQHQATTSIGNVPAHGVDCESGDVDVLLRPDDVLLVQSCVGNNGEVIWVRFEGGSRLCAVKLACSTIVTSRVSHEVVVNPGDQVHVSLSTSHPLAVYKRMQ; from the coding sequence ATGCTATCTGTAAGTCAGTTGTCTATAGATTATGGCAGTAACCGTGTAGTAAGCGATTTAAATCTATCGCTAGGTGAAAACGAAATTCTTATGCTTGTAGGCCCTACAGGTTGTGGTAAAAGTACAATTTTACAAGCCCTTGCTGGTCTTATACCCATTAGCGAAGGCGAAATAAACACGGATAAATGGCGTGCGACACCCAAATTAACACTACCTCCTGAAAAACGCAGTGTTGGTATGGTATTTCAAGACTTTGCGTTATTTCCGCACTTATCTGTGCAGCAAAATATTTGTTTTAGATTAAAGAATACAGCCCCTGCCGATCATTGGATAAAGCTACTTGGGCTTGATGACTTTAGAAATAAAAAACCAGCAACGCTTTCTGGCGGACAAAAGCAGCGCGTCGCACTTGCGCGCACCCTTGCCCACCAGCCTGACTTCGTATTACTTGACGAGCCACTTTCTAATTTAGATGCAGCCCTTAAAGACATGCTTCGTTGGGATATCAGAAACGCACTTAAAGCCGCTGGCGTACCTGCAATTTGGGTAACACACGACCAAGAAGAGGCGCTGTCGGTTGGCGATCGCGTAGGTATTCTAAAAGGCGGAGAAATTCAGCAAATCGATGCACCTGAGCGCTGCTTTAGCATGCCAAATAGTCGCTTTGTCGCACGCTTTTTAGGTGAGGCGAGCTTTATTAGCGGCCAATTTAACCAACATCAAGCCACTACTTCGATTGGTAATGTACCTGCTCATGGCGTTGATTGTGAGAGTGGCGATGTTGACGTACTGCTTCGCCCTGACGATGTACTGCTTGTACAAAGCTGTGTGGGCAATAATGGTGAAGTAATTTGGGTACGTTTTGAAGGGGGTAGCCGCTTATGCGCTGTGAAATTGGCCTGCTCTACCATTGTAACTAGCCGTGTTAGTCATGAGGTTGTTGTTAATCCAGGCGACCAAGTTCATGTATCACTAAGTACATCACATCCGCTTGCAGTGTATAAACGTATGCAGTAA